Proteins co-encoded in one Rhodococcus sp. PAMC28707 genomic window:
- a CDS encoding TlpA disulfide reductase family protein yields the protein MRRFLAAASAGISVVVLLGACATGTDAVATGGTFDFVSPGGKTEIYYDPPSERGTIGTLSGPDLMTEGDTTSLSDYEGKAVVINVWGQWCGPCRGEADDLEEVYENTKDLGVEFLGINVRDNAQDKAQDFVIDNKVTYSSIYDPPMRTLTALGGIPTSVVPTTIVLDKKHRVAAVFLRELLAEDLQPVVERVAGEGPEQQ from the coding sequence GTGCGTAGATTTCTCGCTGCCGCATCTGCCGGCATCTCCGTCGTGGTACTGCTCGGCGCCTGCGCTACCGGCACCGACGCGGTCGCCACCGGCGGTACCTTCGACTTCGTCTCGCCCGGTGGTAAGACCGAGATCTACTACGATCCGCCGTCCGAGCGCGGAACGATCGGAACGTTGTCCGGGCCCGACCTGATGACCGAAGGCGATACGACGTCGTTGTCCGATTACGAGGGCAAAGCCGTCGTGATCAATGTCTGGGGGCAGTGGTGCGGCCCGTGTCGTGGTGAGGCCGACGATCTCGAAGAGGTCTACGAGAACACCAAGGATCTCGGCGTCGAATTCCTCGGTATCAACGTCCGTGACAACGCCCAGGACAAGGCGCAGGACTTCGTCATCGACAACAAGGTGACCTACTCGTCGATCTACGACCCCCCGATGCGCACACTCACCGCTCTCGGCGGCATACCGACCTCGGTGGTTCCCACCACGATCGTGCTCGACAAGAAGCACCGCGTTGCAGCAGTCTTCCTACGTGAACTGCTCGCCGAGGACCTGCAACCCGTCGTCGAACGGGTCGCAGGTGAGGGGCCCGAGCAACAGTGA
- a CDS encoding cytochrome c biogenesis CcdA family protein, producing MSDTVHLAGIGETFQATASTGPLVLAFGVCVLAGLVSFASPCVVPLVPGYLSYLAGVVGADAPAVTATEAATTKVRTRTRMRVAGAAGLFVLGFTVVFVLATATVFGAISVLAVNRELLMRIGGVVTIAMGLVFVGLVPALQRDVRFEPRRVGSLVGAPLLGGVFALGWTPCLGPTLAGVISLAAGTEGATAARGVILIIAYCLGLGLPFVILAFGSVSALRGVGWLRTHSRQIQVFGGIMLIAVGIALVTGAWDVFVGWVRDGFVSDVVLPI from the coding sequence GTGAGTGACACGGTCCACTTGGCGGGCATCGGTGAGACGTTTCAGGCGACGGCGTCGACGGGTCCGCTCGTCCTCGCCTTCGGCGTCTGCGTGCTCGCCGGTCTCGTCTCGTTCGCGTCGCCGTGCGTGGTTCCGCTGGTGCCCGGATATCTCTCGTATCTCGCGGGGGTAGTCGGCGCAGACGCTCCGGCGGTGACCGCGACGGAAGCTGCGACGACGAAGGTGCGGACTCGAACTCGAATGCGAGTCGCCGGTGCGGCAGGGCTGTTCGTCCTCGGCTTCACCGTGGTTTTCGTATTGGCGACGGCAACGGTCTTCGGCGCGATCTCGGTACTGGCAGTCAATCGGGAACTGCTGATGCGAATAGGTGGAGTCGTCACCATCGCAATGGGGTTGGTGTTCGTCGGCCTCGTGCCTGCCCTGCAGCGCGACGTCCGATTCGAGCCGCGCCGAGTCGGCAGTCTCGTCGGCGCACCACTGCTCGGTGGCGTGTTCGCATTGGGATGGACCCCGTGCCTCGGACCGACCCTCGCGGGCGTCATCTCGCTCGCGGCGGGGACCGAAGGGGCGACGGCGGCACGCGGAGTAATACTCATCATCGCGTACTGCCTCGGCCTCGGATTGCCGTTCGTCATCCTTGCCTTCGGATCGGTCAGCGCACTTCGCGGAGTCGGCTGGCTCCGTACCCATTCACGACAGATACAGGTATTCGGCGGAATCATGTTGATAGCAGTAGGAATTGCCCTCGTGACTGGCGCATGGGACGTATTCGTCGGTTGGGTCCGCGACGGCTTCGTATCGGACGTGGTGTTGCCGATATGA